The DNA segment CCCCCTTTCTCGACAAGCCATTGTTGAACTCCACCCACACAGCCAACTGCCAAAGAGCCAAATAGCCAAAACCGCACACAGCCGCCCCCCCAAGCACCACCCAAACACCAAAACTAAAAACTAAAAAAGAAAACAATACACATCGACTCCACAACACTTCATGCCAAAAAATCCCAAACCCCAATCCCGTGTCGATCATGATTATCATTATTAACAAAACAGTCCTCCAGCCCTTTCTTCGTGCTCCTTCGTGCCCTTCGTGGTGAAAACTGTCTTCAAAGAATCTCCCACTTGACAGGTAGGAAATAGCCTGTCAGCTTTTACCCACTTTTACCCCATTTTCACCCCACCTATATACCACTTTTGCTCGTTTTTACCCTACTTTTGCCCCCTCAAAAAAGCCCAAAATCAGCCCATTTCAGCCAATGTCCTATTTACCAGGTGTCCACTCTCAGCACCTTTACCCATATCCGAAGGAAGAAAACACCCCTTCCCAAAAGCAAAATACCCACGATTTCCCAGCCGACCCCCATTTCAGCCCAACCCACTGGGCAATATCCCCCACTAGCACGTAAACTCCTCAAACACGCCACCCAACCGCTCAGATTACCCTTAAAAACATCCAAGCCGACCGCCACTGTCTACATATTTGCATCGCAAAATCCGCTCAAAACTACCGATTTGAACGCCCCAAACAGCGAAAACACCGCTCTCAGCCGTAAAAACCACCAAACCACGACACAAAACATCCCTACCACCCATCACTCTGATATCCACCACATACGCCCGATTACCACATCTACCAACCCCAAATAGCCTAACCCCAACCCAGTTTAAACTACATCCAACATAAAACACAAGTACGTTGTGATAATGATTATCATTATCACAACCAGCCTCGCCATTGCCTCAAAAACAGCTAAGATTACACGCCCACATCATTTCTTCACGAAAACATTCCCCGGCAACTGTTTCACTAAACCCTTTAACCGCAAGGAGATAAGTGCACTGTTCACCTCCCCCGCACCCCGTCCGCACGCCCGTATGACCTCCTCAACATGCACCGGCTCACCGTCAAAACTGCCCAGAACCGCCTTCTCGCCGTCGCTGAGATTCAGTCTCGCTGCATCAAAGAGCGGCGTCTCCACCTTGCCCTTAGTCTTTGTCTCACAAGCACTTACATGACCTTTCAGCCCCTCGCCCACATACCCAAGCGTCTCCATCACATCCTCCACGCTGTCCACCAGACGCGCACCTTCCTTTATCAACCCGTTTGATCCTTTACTTCTCGGTGAATCGATCCTGCCGGGCACCGCCATCACCTCCCGATTGTTCGTAAGTGCTTGTTTGGCAGTGATTAACGCGCCGCTCCGTGCCGCCGCCTCGATCACGATCACCCCCATAACAAGCCCTGCAATTATCCGGTTTCGGGCCGGAAAATTCTGCGACAAAGGCTCAAATCCCAAAGGCAGCTCACTGATAACCGCCCCGTTTCCCCCGCCCGGACCATTAGCATCACCAACGTAAGTCTTTTTATTGCCGTCACTTGCGCGCCCGCATATCAGCTCGAACAGCTTCCTGTTCTCCGGCGGAAATACGTTGCCCAGCCCGCAGCCCTGCACCGCGATAGTCCGTCCACCTGCCGCCAGCGCACCGCGATGCGCTGCCGTATCGATCCCGCGAGCCAGACCGCTGACGATCGTAAATCCTGATGAGGCAAGCACATGCGCAAATCTCTCCGCCTGCTCCTTTCCGTAAATACTGCACCCTCGCGACCCTACTATCGCCACCGCCAGGCTGTCCGACCTGGCAAATTCCCCCTTCACATACAGTACCGGCGGCGGATCATAAGTCTCCTTCAGCGCCATTGGATACCGCGCATCATCTATCGTAATGACTGTCACGCCCAGCTTATCGGCAAGCTCTAACTCCTTGCCTGCATTGAAGTTATCAATACTGCCCCTGATTGCATTCGCCGTCTTGGGCCCCACTCCCTCTACCTTCGTGAGCTGATGAACCGACGCCCCGAGCACATCCTCAACCGTCCCAAAATGCTTCCTGAGCCTGATAAACGTCTTAGGCCCAACCCCGTCCGCCCTCACCAGCCGAAGCCAGTTCTCCACTCCCTCAGAATGATTCATTATAAATTCCTTTTTTTAACTGAGCTAAACCACGGACTTTATAATTGCAAGTCTAAGCAATTCTATATTTCTTAAAGCATCTTCGTTTTTAATATTACTGCATCAGCCAGCTCTGGGCAAAAACAGCTAAGTCCTTAAAGTTTACTTTGCAGTCACCTGTTAGATCTTCAGGCAAATACCTGCAGGTTTGCGCTCTGCCGTTGACATACAGAGAAAGTATAGCTTCGGGGGACAACTCGTCATTATAGATGCTGACACCGTCAATTAAGCCCATGAAGCTTCGATCATTCCAATGTCCTATGGTCAACTCTTTATCGGAAACAGTATCTATCGAGCACGGAACTACGATCCGTGGTTCGTCGGGACGACCATCAACGTAGAATTTACAGTCAGTGACATTTGGGTTTTCCATCTCGGGAAGAACGACAGTAACATGGTGCCAATTACCATCGTTCAATAATGCAGAACCGATTTTCCTGCCTCCCTTAACAGATAGCCTCAGTGCACCGTCCTCATGGACGCTGATTAGCCATGTTCCTCCCTCTTGAAGCGAACCGCCCCAGCCCAGAATTGCTTTCCAAGTAGTTTCAGTTTTGATCCAGGCTGTTACGGTTCTGGCCTGAGTACCAGTAATTCCGTAGTAACCCGGAACTGTTACAACTTGTTCATTGTGATCAAACTGCAGGGCGTATCCGTCTCTGGATGGAGTCCAGGAGTTTTCAAGGTTCGCCAGATGAGCATCTAGACCACCTGCCGAACCCACATCCTCAGCAACAGATCCACTACCTGTATTAAAATGCCACTCATGTAACGGTTGCCATAAAGATCTACCATCAGCCATCCACCTACCTGAGAAATCGGTCAAATCGCTGAAGTCTGTTTTCTCGTCATCATTAAAGTCGCCGGGGATGGCTCCTACGGCTTCATAAGCCCCCATGTCTACAATGGCACCCGAGCCCTGGCCACTATCAGGAGCTGACGAAAGGTATGAAAGTCTCGGCTTTCCGTTAAGGTCAATGGATATTTTTTCAGTGACATTGCCATCGCCATCAACGTCAAACTGGTCAGCAGGTACTTTTAAATTTGAAGCCGCATCTATACAGGGACTCGTCAAAGTCAACTTCAATTCATCGTCAGGCATTGGATGAGTGAGACGAAAATCATAGTCCTGCAACTCGCCATCCTCATAATAACCGGTATCAACAAAAAGAGGATCAGCGAGAATATTATTGTCGCGCCAATCGATTAGTTTATCTACAACATCTATGCCATCCTTACCATTTTGGATGTCAGAGAAAGCAATCAGCAGGTAAACAGGATAGTAATCATCTGCCGCCGAAATTTGGCTGCCCAGTGTGCCATCCGATAAATTTCGATTTCCCCAAAAAATTGAATTGAGGACCTTCACATCAGCCCAGTATTCAAGGTGCAAACCACCAGCAGATTGCATGGCTCTATTATAAGCGAAAGTGCAATTTACAATCTTAAACTTCTTTTCATGGGTGAAGTATGCACCTCCCCCCTTTGGTGCATAATTATCCGCAATAAGACAATTGAAAAGTGAGGCGCTGCCGTTATTGTACACTGATATCCCACCACCAGGTTTGGATGAGGAGTTGCTGACTATCGCGGTATTTTGCACAAAAATTACAGGCCTGATGGAAGTTCCTGACGTACTGATTCCGCCGGCATTGCCTTTTACCAGGGAATTTAGTATTACAACCTCATTGGTGCTACTAATACGAATGCCAGTAAAAGAGTTATTTATAAATTGACAGTTATCGAATCTTAAGGGCTCCGTATACCCGCCGTCGGAATAGACTCCATCCTGTGAATTAAGTGTAAATTTACATCTTGCAGCTTCCAGAGAACAGGTGTCTATAAACATACCCCATTGATTGTTGTCTTTGAGCAAACAATCTGTCATCTTTAATTTTGCCTTGTAAGCCCGGATTCCAGAAGTCCCGTTACCTGCGATAGTGCAATTTTCAATAATAGTTTGCGGTTCAAAAATAGTATCGTTATTGATGGCAATGGTTCCTATAGTATTTGGAAAATCAGCATTAGAAGTCAGAATGCAGTTTTTAATGACAGGGGCAGCGTTCTCAATATATATGGCGGAACCAGGGTAGCCGCCTTTTCTACCAACACTGCCAGCCGGTGCTTTGCCGTTGATTATTTTAAGGCCATAAATTTCCTGCTTTATAAATTTGTACCCTTTGAAAGTAAAGCCTCGGTGGGGATACTGCCCGGTGCCTTGGCAGTCTATTATTGTTTGTTCGGGGCCGTGGGAGGATTTTACGGTTATGGGTTTTCCTTTGAAGTCTATGTCTCGGTTGCCTGTGCCGGTGTATGTGCCGGGGGCGATCAGGACGGTGTCGTTTGGGTTGGCGGCGTCTATTGCGGCCTGGATGGTCGGGTAGTCGGCTGGGACGCGGAGGGGGATCGTTACGGTAAGGGTGAGGTCGATGTTCTGCTGGTCGGAGGCGGTGGTTATGGCTGCTGTGGTGGTGTATGCGTCTGCGGGGAGGCCGGTGTGGGCGATCCGGAGGGTTATGTCTGAGGATGAGTCGGCGGGTGTTGTGCCGGTCGCGGGTTCGATGCGGAGCCAGGGGCAGTCGTATTCGATCTGCCAGTCGAGGGGTGTGTCGGCGGGGTTTGTGAGGGTTATTGTGTGCGTCTGGATGTCCGAGTCGCCGGCGGCTGCGCGGATCTGGAGGTCGGTTTTCGAGAGGTCGAATGCAGATGCGGTTGCAGTGAATACGGCGGTCAGCAGAAGTGTGGATGCGATGAGATATTTCATTTTACCCTTCCTCGTGAATAGGCGGTTTCGGTTCAACTGGCCGTAATGATACCTATGACGACAGTTTGAGTCAAGATAAATTGTGGACAAAGTGCTGTGGAATCGGCAAATACTTTGCGGCAGGTGAGTTTTGCGGGATATCTTTTTATTTTTTCATGTTTTTGCGCAAAAGAGCGGCAGTGGTTGCGCGTAAGAATGTGCACAGGCAGTTCGAAACGGCAAGTCACATTTTTGTAACTGGTCCGTGGAAATTACGGAATGGAGAAGGAACCCGTTTGCCGAGTGATGAGTCGGCGGCAGTAGCGGAAGAGTGTGAAAAACAATGGAACAGACGTCGGGTGTCCGGCGGAACAGTGATAGAGTAAGTTGTTTTTCAGTTAAGGCAAGGAGAGTAGCGATGAAGAAATCTTTTGTGATCCTGATGTTGTTTTGCGCGGTGAGTTTTTCTGCGCATGCGGGCGTGGTCGCGTATGATTCGTTCGACGGCGCTGACGGAACGGACGTAGACGGCAGTACGGGCGGCGTCGGCTGGTCGGCCGGCTGGACGGATGAGGCTGGGAACGCAACGCAGTTCGTGTTCAGCAGCCCGGGCAATACGTTCGGCGCGCTGGAAGTAGGCGGGCTGAAGGCGCTGTACCTTGGTAACGGAACAGGCGGTATTACAAGGTATACACGTCCCTTGACCAGTGCTGTGACGATCGACGGTACAAATCCGGAGATTTGGTTTTCTGCGCTCGTGGAGATCGGGCCGGATGATGGTCAGCTCGGTAGAGGTATTGGTGTTGAATTGAGGAATGCAGGAAGCCAGGTTCTATTTTTAGGCAAATGGCTCAACAAGCAGCTTGGGATATGTTCGAGCTCGAACGATGATTACATCAATGTATTGAGTCGTTCAACGGATGTATGGTTCATGGTTGCACAGTTGGCGTATGACGGCACTGATACTGTGGCGACTCTATATGTAGCGAACGGTGACGAAGAAGGTTTCGCGATCGATGATCTGAGCACGTATGCGGCTTCAGGGTCGATCACGATCAGCGGTCCGATAACGATAGATGGCGCAGCACTGCACGGTTATCACGGGGGCACGACTACGAACAGCGTGGATGAGCTCAAGATCGCGGATTCTTTCGGCGATATTATTTCCAGTGCGACCGCGGGTTCGCCGAGTCCGTCGGCTGGTGAGACACTGGTTGCGACTGATGTGATTCTTAGCTGGAGCGGTCCATCGAAATATGCCGCGAGCAGTTATGATGTTTACTTCGGTACGGACCCGAATACGCAGAGTGCGACTTATGACATGACGCTGATCGGGGACGGTATTACGAACACGAGTATCGATCCTACGCCTACGGGTGAGCTTGCCAACGAGACGACGTATTACTGGCAGGTTGATGCTTATGACGGCACGACGCTTTATGAGGGCAGCTTGTGGTCGTTTACGACGGTTCCGCCTACGGTATTGATCACGGACCAGCCTGAAGGTACGACGGTTGCGGCAGGGGAGAGTGTTACGCTAAGTGTTGTCGCAGAGAATGCAGAGAGCTATGCCTGGTACGTGACGGACGCGGCAGGTAACGAGACGTTGGTGACGGACGCTGCGGGGCAGGTTAGCGGCGCTACTACGGCGAGTTTGACTTTGACGGATGTTCAGCAGTCGGACGAGGGTCTGTACAAGTGCGTTGCGTCGAATACTGTGCCGAGCAGTGAGGCGTCCGCCGAGGCGCTGGTCATGACTGCACGTCTGGTCAGTGAATGGTCGTTCGAGAGCAGTCTTGCTGATTCGGTAGGCGGCTGGGACGGTGTTGTAGTCGATCCTAACACGGCGAATTCCGACGTTGCTGACGTAGCTTACGGCAGTGGTCTCGGCGGCGGTCAGGGTCTGGTGCTGAACGCTAATTCGGGCACGGCAGGTTATGATGACGCTTTCGTTGAGATCGCAGGGTCGGAGAAGTGGTTCAATTTCTATCCGAACGGCATAACGGTTTCCGCATGGGTCAAGGCAGCGGCAGACGGCAATTACCAGAATATCATGTCGAAGTACGATTCGCCCGCATATCGCGGCTGGGTCATGAACATGTCAGGCGGCGGTGCGAGCATCTTTGCGGCTCGCTCGATAGGTCCTGCTTTTGGTCCTTCCGTCGGTGATGATACATGGCATCTTGTGGTTGGTCAGTATGATCCTGTTGCCGGTGAGCAGAGAATCTACGTTGACGGTGTGCTGGAAGGATCGAGCAGCGGTACGCCGCAGCCTGAGCTTCCGCTGGTACCGGTTCATATAGGCGCTGAAGCTTTTGATGCGGCTACCGGAGAGGTTAACATACCTTTCAAGGGTACGATCGACGAAGTGAAGATATTCAGCTCCGTTGTCGATCCGGTCACAGTTGCGTATATGTATACGGACGTTACCGGCGAGACGATCTGCTATGACGGTCAGGGTCTGGAGTATGACTTTAATGGTGACTGCGTTGTGGATCTGGCGGACTTTGCGGAGTTTGCGGGTACGTGGCTGAACTGCAGGCAGATACCAGAGTGCATTGACAGGCCATAGTGCAGGAAGCATTGAAATAGCATAAGGTGGATGATTTGCGGCCCCGGTCGGTATATACTGGCTGGGGCCTTTTGTTTGCGCGGTTCTTTTGGGGGCGATATGAAGACATGGACATAATTATTTAAGGTTCAAGGGAAGATAACTTGGATTAAATTGGGTTCTTTCTGAGTATTTTTAACAGTAACTTGTACAGGTCATCGTGTCGATGGTTAAATCTAAATTCACATTCTTTCAGGTGCAGAGCAAAGGTACCTTTGCTGATTCCTCGAAACTTGTTGAGCCGACCTTTGGCAATCGCCCAGAAGTTCTCAATTCCGTTAATGTGATTGTGACCTTCAGCAAATTCGTTCTCTCCATGTTTGACGCGATAGTGCTTCTTGTAGCCAAAGTCAACCAGGCCGTCATAGGTTTTGAAACCATCGGTGTACACGATCGAATCCTTATCAACCTTTTGCTTTATAATGGGCATCAGCGTGCTTTTAGAGCAGTTTCTGACCACCTGCGTGTAGACCTTACCGCCGCGTTTTATCAGGCCGAAGACAATGTGCTTGCCCTTAGCACCACGGCCTCGAACGCCACGCACCCTTCGGGCTCCGAAATAGCTTTCGTCGATCTCAATCTCGCCGACGTCAAACGGACTTTGCTGCTGACAGTATTCGGCGATCCGTATTCGAATTTTGTAAAGAATCGTGTTGATGGTCTTTCTCGAAAGACCAGTCAGCTCAGCAATTTTGGTGGCCTCGATATCCAGGGCGAACAGCTTTACGATCTGCCGGAATTTGGCCTCCGAAATTTTTGAACGCTTTTTGTACTTGTTAATCATTGTGGGATAATAACTTAACGCCATCTATAGTCAAGTTATCTTCCCTTGAACCTTATTTAAAAACAATCCGGAAATCATTTTACATCAGGTTTATTGCGGGTAAACTTGGTTGCTTATAATGCCTGGAAGTCGGCTATTCGGAGTTTTTTAGATTTTTTCAGTTACGCGGGGGGATTTGGGCCGTCCATAGAGGTGAAGGCCGGGGTTCTGGAGTGGGGCCCGGTTATTTTTTGGACGGATATTGAGAGGGCTGAACAGATGCTTATACCGCTAGAGGTTGATGTGCCTGAAGAAAGATGGCCGGTGGTTAACTGGTTCATTATCGGGGCGTGCGTTGTCATATTCGGTTTTGAGATGCTGTGTTTTGCCGCGGATGATTTTTCGCTGTTTGAGCCGTTCGTGCTGGATGGATTCGGGCTGACAGGAATGTTCGGGCACATGTGGCTGCACGGGG comes from the Anaerohalosphaera lusitana genome and includes:
- a CDS encoding LamG-like jellyroll fold domain-containing protein, whose protein sequence is MKKSFVILMLFCAVSFSAHAGVVAYDSFDGADGTDVDGSTGGVGWSAGWTDEAGNATQFVFSSPGNTFGALEVGGLKALYLGNGTGGITRYTRPLTSAVTIDGTNPEIWFSALVEIGPDDGQLGRGIGVELRNAGSQVLFLGKWLNKQLGICSSSNDDYINVLSRSTDVWFMVAQLAYDGTDTVATLYVANGDEEGFAIDDLSTYAASGSITISGPITIDGAALHGYHGGTTTNSVDELKIADSFGDIISSATAGSPSPSAGETLVATDVILSWSGPSKYAASSYDVYFGTDPNTQSATYDMTLIGDGITNTSIDPTPTGELANETTYYWQVDAYDGTTLYEGSLWSFTTVPPTVLITDQPEGTTVAAGESVTLSVVAENAESYAWYVTDAAGNETLVTDAAGQVSGATTASLTLTDVQQSDEGLYKCVASNTVPSSEASAEALVMTARLVSEWSFESSLADSVGGWDGVVVDPNTANSDVADVAYGSGLGGGQGLVLNANSGTAGYDDAFVEIAGSEKWFNFYPNGITVSAWVKAAADGNYQNIMSKYDSPAYRGWVMNMSGGGASIFAARSIGPAFGPSVGDDTWHLVVGQYDPVAGEQRIYVDGVLEGSSSGTPQPELPLVPVHIGAEAFDAATGEVNIPFKGTIDEVKIFSSVVDPVTVAYMYTDVTGETICYDGQGLEYDFNGDCVVDLADFAEFAGTWLNCRQIPECIDRP
- a CDS encoding DNA-processing protein DprA, yielding MNHSEGVENWLRLVRADGVGPKTFIRLRKHFGTVEDVLGASVHQLTKVEGVGPKTANAIRGSIDNFNAGKELELADKLGVTVITIDDARYPMALKETYDPPPVLYVKGEFARSDSLAVAIVGSRGCSIYGKEQAERFAHVLASSGFTIVSGLARGIDTAAHRGALAAGGRTIAVQGCGLGNVFPPENRKLFELICGRASDGNKKTYVGDANGPGGGNGAVISELPLGFEPLSQNFPARNRIIAGLVMGVIVIEAAARSGALITAKQALTNNREVMAVPGRIDSPRSKGSNGLIKEGARLVDSVEDVMETLGYVGEGLKGHVSACETKTKGKVETPLFDAARLNLSDGEKAVLGSFDGEPVHVEEVIRACGRGAGEVNSALISLRLKGLVKQLPGNVFVKK
- a CDS encoding right-handed parallel beta-helix repeat-containing protein, whose protein sequence is MTLTNPADTPLDWQIEYDCPWLRIEPATGTTPADSSSDITLRIAHTGLPADAYTTTAAITTASDQQNIDLTLTVTIPLRVPADYPTIQAAIDAANPNDTVLIAPGTYTGTGNRDIDFKGKPITVKSSHGPEQTIIDCQGTGQYPHRGFTFKGYKFIKQEIYGLKIINGKAPAGSVGRKGGYPGSAIYIENAAPVIKNCILTSNADFPNTIGTIAINNDTIFEPQTIIENCTIAGNGTSGIRAYKAKLKMTDCLLKDNNQWGMFIDTCSLEAARCKFTLNSQDGVYSDGGYTEPLRFDNCQFINNSFTGIRISSTNEVVILNSLVKGNAGGISTSGTSIRPVIFVQNTAIVSNSSSKPGGGISVYNNGSASLFNCLIADNYAPKGGGAYFTHEKKFKIVNCTFAYNRAMQSAGGLHLEYWADVKVLNSIFWGNRNLSDGTLGSQISAADDYYPVYLLIAFSDIQNGKDGIDVVDKLIDWRDNNILADPLFVDTGYYEDGELQDYDFRLTHPMPDDELKLTLTSPCIDAASNLKVPADQFDVDGDGNVTEKISIDLNGKPRLSYLSSAPDSGQGSGAIVDMGAYEAVGAIPGDFNDDEKTDFSDLTDFSGRWMADGRSLWQPLHEWHFNTGSGSVAEDVGSAGGLDAHLANLENSWTPSRDGYALQFDHNEQVVTVPGYYGITGTQARTVTAWIKTETTWKAILGWGGSLQEGGTWLISVHEDGALRLSVKGGRKIGSALLNDGNWHHVTVVLPEMENPNVTDCKFYVDGRPDEPRIVVPCSIDTVSDKELTIGHWNDRSFMGLIDGVSIYNDELSPEAILSLYVNGRAQTCRYLPEDLTGDCKVNFKDLAVFAQSWLMQ
- a CDS encoding IS1595 family transposase, giving the protein MINKYKKRSKISEAKFRQIVKLFALDIEATKIAELTGLSRKTINTILYKIRIRIAEYCQQQSPFDVGEIEIDESYFGARRVRGVRGRGAKGKHIVFGLIKRGGKVYTQVVRNCSKSTLMPIIKQKVDKDSIVYTDGFKTYDGLVDFGYKKHYRVKHGENEFAEGHNHINGIENFWAIAKGRLNKFRGISKGTFALHLKECEFRFNHRHDDLYKLLLKILRKNPI